One Pseudodesulfovibrio senegalensis DNA segment encodes these proteins:
- a CDS encoding FAD-dependent oxidoreductase, with amino-acid sequence MSQHVVVIGGVALGPKTACRFKRLEPGAKVTMLDQSDVISYGGCGIPYYVSGDVSDAEELCTTSFHMVRDVPFFDEIKGVDVMTRTRAESIDRAAKKVQYTNLATGEKGELSYDKLVIATGATPRRMNLPGEDLPGVHYVSTPHDAERIRQSISKGQIGKAVIIGAGFIGLEMAEALTDMWGVETTVIEIFDQIMPRLVSPTLATMGRKHMEEQGVVFRMGESVKAIEGDGKVQRVVTDKGVLEADCVIVSVGVVPCDDVAREAGIECHERGGILVDDHMRTNDPDVYSGGDCAIIRNHITGQPLFLPLGSMANRQGRVIGNNLADGDSRFPAAVGSFVVKLFETSLAGTGLSLEAAEQAGFDAFSVMLVQLDRAHFYPTKELMNLELVVERGTRRVLGIQGFGSSGDAMVGRINTVAAALHFDATIDDISNLELAYSPPFASAMDILNTVANMADNVLREINRGVGPEEFEKFWAAREDGEYCFIDCREAGDAKPYMERNPEHWHNVPQGEIYKRLDEIPEDKTCVLVCNTGARSYEAQIMLTHKGRKNVVNIHGGMASLKKYGIEL; translated from the coding sequence ATGTCTCAACATGTTGTTGTTATCGGCGGTGTTGCGCTGGGCCCCAAGACCGCTTGCAGATTCAAGCGACTTGAGCCGGGGGCCAAGGTTACCATGCTTGATCAGAGTGATGTGATATCCTACGGCGGGTGCGGTATTCCGTATTATGTTTCCGGCGATGTCTCGGATGCTGAAGAGTTGTGCACCACAAGTTTTCACATGGTTCGGGATGTGCCGTTTTTTGATGAGATCAAGGGCGTGGATGTCATGACCCGCACTCGGGCCGAGTCCATCGACCGAGCCGCAAAGAAAGTGCAGTATACGAACCTTGCCACCGGGGAAAAAGGCGAATTGAGCTACGACAAGCTTGTCATTGCCACCGGTGCGACCCCTCGACGCATGAATCTTCCGGGCGAAGACCTGCCGGGCGTGCATTATGTTTCCACACCCCATGATGCGGAGCGTATTCGCCAGTCCATTTCCAAGGGACAGATCGGCAAGGCGGTCATCATCGGTGCCGGATTCATCGGCCTGGAGATGGCCGAGGCCCTGACCGACATGTGGGGAGTTGAGACTACGGTCATTGAAATATTCGATCAGATCATGCCTCGGCTTGTGAGCCCGACATTGGCGACCATGGGGCGCAAGCACATGGAAGAGCAGGGCGTGGTGTTTCGCATGGGTGAATCCGTCAAGGCCATTGAAGGTGACGGAAAGGTGCAGCGGGTAGTCACGGACAAGGGCGTTCTGGAAGCCGATTGTGTTATCGTTTCCGTGGGGGTTGTGCCGTGTGACGACGTTGCCCGCGAGGCCGGCATAGAATGCCACGAGCGTGGCGGCATCCTCGTTGACGACCACATGCGCACCAATGACCCCGATGTGTATTCGGGGGGCGACTGCGCCATCATCAGGAATCATATCACCGGGCAGCCCCTTTTCCTGCCGTTGGGTTCCATGGCCAACCGGCAGGGACGTGTTATCGGCAATAATCTGGCTGACGGCGACAGTCGTTTCCCGGCTGCGGTGGGATCGTTTGTGGTCAAGCTTTTTGAAACCTCCCTTGCCGGTACGGGCCTGAGCCTTGAAGCCGCCGAACAGGCTGGGTTCGATGCCTTCAGCGTGATGCTTGTTCAGCTGGACAGGGCTCATTTTTACCCAACCAAGGAACTCATGAATCTGGAATTGGTCGTGGAGCGGGGTACCCGCCGTGTGCTGGGAATTCAGGGTTTTGGCAGTTCCGGGGATGCCATGGTCGGACGGATCAACACGGTTGCCGCAGCATTGCATTTTGATGCCACCATTGACGACATCAGCAATTTGGAACTGGCCTATTCGCCGCCCTTTGCCTCTGCCATGGATATCCTCAACACCGTTGCCAATATGGCGGATAATGTGTTGCGCGAAATCAACCGCGGCGTTGGACCCGAGGAATTCGAAAAGTTCTGGGCCGCACGTGAAGACGGTGAGTATTGCTTCATTGATTGTCGTGAAGCAGGAGATGCCAAACCGTATATGGAACGCAATCCTGAGCATTGGCACAACGTGCCGCAGGGCGAGATATACAAGCGTCTCGACGAGATTCCCGAGGACAAGACCTGCGTTTTGGTATGCAATACGGGCGCGCGTTCGTATGAGGCCCAGATCATGCTGACGCACAAGGGCCGCAAGAATGTCGTCAATATCCACGGCGGAATGGCTTCACTCAAGAAATATGGAATAGAGCTTTAG
- a CDS encoding response regulator produces MRFLIVDDDESIHLYLQGILAPFAECDAAYSGEVAVDFFLQAHEEKRPYDVVFMDILMPEMDGHKTAELLRREEAKLGVAESEQFTLVMITSLVDNRNVSRAFFNTFASCYIVKPFDKEKVLDELQANMII; encoded by the coding sequence ATGCGTTTTCTGATTGTTGACGACGACGAGTCTATCCATCTTTATCTACAAGGAATACTGGCTCCGTTTGCAGAGTGCGACGCAGCTTATTCCGGTGAAGTCGCTGTAGATTTTTTTCTTCAGGCCCATGAGGAAAAACGTCCATATGATGTTGTTTTCATGGATATCCTCATGCCTGAAATGGATGGTCACAAAACTGCGGAGTTATTGCGTAGGGAGGAGGCCAAGTTGGGTGTCGCTGAGAGCGAACAATTTACTCTGGTGATGATTACTTCGTTGGTGGACAACAGAAATGTGAGTCGTGCGTTTTTTAATACCTTTGCCTCCTGTTATATTGTCAAACCGTTCGACAAGGAAAAGGTTTTGGACGAGTTGCAGGCCAACATGATTATTTGA
- a CDS encoding MarR family winged helix-turn-helix transcriptional regulator: MLELYDLPDEELLERYTERFPQLDVPAQMCFLQTMRVASDVETWLNSLLAKYNISQRRFFILILLSRRSEGWTPSELAKGTGVTNATMTGVLDTLVKDGLVKRKIAPDDRRVKMVSLTPEGEDAIYTILPDYYERVATMMREFSPEERTMLRNILDKLSAGLACI; encoded by the coding sequence ATGCTGGAATTATACGATCTTCCTGACGAGGAATTGCTTGAGCGCTACACCGAGCGTTTTCCGCAGTTGGATGTGCCCGCACAAATGTGTTTCCTGCAAACCATGCGCGTCGCGTCGGATGTGGAAACATGGCTGAATTCCCTGCTTGCCAAATACAATATCTCCCAGCGACGCTTCTTCATACTTATACTGCTTTCCAGACGCAGCGAAGGCTGGACACCATCAGAGCTGGCAAAAGGGACGGGGGTCACCAATGCCACGATGACCGGCGTTCTGGATACACTGGTCAAGGACGGTCTGGTAAAACGGAAAATAGCCCCCGATGACCGGCGTGTAAAAATGGTCAGCCTGACGCCCGAAGGCGAGGATGCCATCTACACCATCCTGCCAGACTACTATGAACGGGTAGCAACCATGATGCGGGAATTCTCGCCCGAGGAACGCACCATGCTCCGCAACATCCTGGACAAGCTCAGCGCCGGACTGGCCTGCATATAA
- a CDS encoding ABC transporter ATP-binding protein: MSTTPLLETKNLVKHFDISGGLIDQLKFNNGKITRKQTVVKAVNNVSLAIQEGETLSVVGESGCGKSTLARTIIGLYPPNSGQVLFRGKEIQGMHGGARRPFRRKMQMVFQDPYASLNPRMTVRQILEEPVRFHNPKLNRAEVKDVVSETVQAVGIDPAWADRFPHEFSGGQRQRISLARALVLDPEFIVADEPIAALDVSIQAQILNLMMDMQETRKLTYLFISHDLSVVEHISNRVAVMYLGCLCELAPVGELFSTPRHPYTQALLSAIPRLGGTAGGHTRLSGDVPTPINLPTGCVFNGRCPHANDRCHAEIPLLREVENGAQVACHALEENRI, translated from the coding sequence ATGAGCACCACACCGCTTCTTGAAACCAAGAATCTGGTCAAACATTTCGACATATCCGGCGGACTGATCGACCAGCTCAAATTCAACAACGGCAAAATCACACGCAAACAGACCGTGGTCAAAGCGGTCAACAACGTGTCGCTGGCCATACAGGAAGGCGAAACCCTCAGCGTGGTCGGCGAATCCGGCTGCGGCAAATCCACACTGGCCCGCACCATTATCGGGCTGTACCCGCCCAACTCCGGGCAGGTGCTTTTCCGGGGAAAGGAAATTCAGGGAATGCACGGGGGGGCCAGACGGCCATTTCGACGCAAGATGCAAATGGTCTTTCAGGACCCGTATGCCTCACTCAATCCGCGCATGACGGTTCGCCAGATCCTCGAGGAACCGGTTCGATTCCACAACCCGAAACTGAACCGGGCGGAAGTCAAGGACGTTGTTTCGGAAACGGTACAGGCAGTAGGTATCGACCCGGCATGGGCCGACCGCTTCCCGCATGAATTTTCCGGTGGTCAGAGGCAACGCATCAGCCTTGCCCGAGCCTTGGTGTTGGACCCGGAATTCATTGTGGCTGACGAACCCATCGCAGCCCTGGACGTATCGATTCAGGCCCAGATTCTGAACCTTATGATGGATATGCAGGAGACCAGAAAACTGACATACCTGTTCATCAGCCATGACCTCTCGGTGGTGGAACACATCTCCAACCGTGTAGCGGTCATGTATCTGGGTTGTCTGTGCGAACTTGCTCCGGTAGGGGAATTGTTCAGCACACCGCGACACCCATACACGCAGGCACTGCTCTCCGCCATTCCCAGACTCGGCGGGACGGCTGGAGGACATACCCGTCTTTCCGGCGATGTGCCAACCCCCATCAACCTGCCGACTGGCTGCGTATTCAACGGCCGCTGTCCACATGCGAATGACCGCTGCCACGCAGAAATCCCGCTTCTGCGGGAGGTGGAAAATGGCGCACAGGTCGCCTGTCACGCTCTGGAAGAAAACAGGATATGA
- a CDS encoding ABC transporter ATP-binding protein encodes MESLLQIKDLSVEFALRTGTVRAVRNVDLDLDRGERLGLVGESGAGKSVLGFSIINLISKPGYISGGKILFRGKDISKYSYEEMRKIRGNRISMIFQDPMMTLNPVLTVGQQMIETIRAHMSVSEKDAKEICLEKLRKVYIPSPEKRLKQYPHEFSGGMRQRIVIAISLLTDPDIIIADEPTTALDVTIQAEIMDLLLELCRNENMGLMLITHDLAVVSEVTQRIGVLYAGRLVEVGNTEEIINTPKHPYTRGLIHALPESASGKRLNQIPGMMPGLTSMPTGCPFWPRCDKVTDRCKKEAPKLTRLESGTIIACFNHDKRGA; translated from the coding sequence GTGGAATCACTCCTTCAAATAAAAGACTTGAGCGTGGAATTCGCTCTGAGAACCGGAACCGTGCGCGCGGTCCGCAATGTGGATCTCGACCTTGACCGAGGCGAACGGTTGGGGCTGGTCGGAGAATCAGGGGCAGGAAAATCCGTTCTCGGCTTTTCCATCATCAATCTGATCTCCAAGCCCGGCTACATCTCCGGGGGGAAAATTCTGTTCCGCGGCAAGGACATTTCCAAATACAGCTACGAGGAAATGCGTAAAATTCGCGGCAACCGTATCTCCATGATCTTTCAGGACCCCATGATGACCCTCAATCCGGTGCTGACGGTTGGTCAGCAAATGATTGAAACCATTCGGGCACATATGTCGGTTTCGGAAAAGGACGCCAAGGAAATCTGTCTGGAAAAATTGCGCAAGGTCTACATTCCTTCGCCGGAAAAACGACTCAAGCAATATCCACATGAATTCTCGGGGGGCATGCGCCAACGCATCGTCATTGCTATCTCACTGCTGACGGACCCGGACATCATCATTGCCGACGAACCCACCACGGCGTTGGATGTGACCATTCAGGCCGAAATCATGGACCTGCTGCTGGAACTCTGTAGAAACGAAAACATGGGCCTGATGCTCATCACGCACGACCTTGCCGTGGTTTCGGAGGTCACGCAGCGCATCGGAGTTCTGTACGCAGGAAGGCTTGTGGAAGTCGGCAACACCGAAGAAATCATCAATACTCCCAAGCATCCCTATACGCGCGGATTGATCCATGCCCTGCCCGAAAGCGCTTCGGGCAAACGACTCAATCAGATTCCCGGCATGATGCCGGGGCTGACCAGCATGCCTACAGGCTGCCCTTTCTGGCCTCGCTGCGACAAGGTCACGGACCGGTGCAAAAAAGAAGCACCCAAACTGACCCGACTGGAATCCGGCACCATCATAGCATGCTTCAATCACGACAAGCGCGGAGCATAA
- a CDS encoding ABC transporter permease: MRSKWQRFRESYFLFSFLRDPVAYISFTVLVILVFSAFAAPLIAPHNPYDMSTIDIMDSELPPAWSAQGNSAFLLGTDAQGRDMFSTILYGMRVSIIIGVGAVALQAFIGIIVGLLSGYVRKLDTILMRIADVQLSFSTYMVAIFIGAIFQTVFGVGDYEKVAIPLLILIIGLAEWPQYARTVRASVLAERKKEYVEAARVIGLSKIRIMWRHILPNALSPVLVISTVQVANAIMSEAALSFLGLGMPVTKPSLGSLITAGFEYIFSGSWWITIFPGIVLVGLIFVINLLGDWVRDFLNPKLYKG; encoded by the coding sequence ATGCGCTCCAAATGGCAACGATTCAGGGAATCATACTTCCTTTTCAGCTTTCTGCGCGACCCCGTGGCCTATATCAGCTTTACCGTGCTGGTCATCCTGGTATTCAGCGCCTTTGCCGCGCCTCTCATCGCCCCGCATAACCCCTATGACATGTCCACCATCGACATCATGGATTCGGAACTGCCACCGGCATGGTCCGCTCAGGGCAACAGCGCATTCCTGCTGGGCACGGATGCTCAGGGACGGGACATGTTCTCCACGATCCTCTACGGCATGCGTGTATCCATCATCATCGGCGTGGGAGCCGTGGCTCTGCAGGCCTTTATCGGCATTATCGTAGGACTGCTCTCAGGCTACGTACGGAAGCTGGACACCATCCTCATGCGCATAGCCGATGTGCAGCTCTCCTTTTCCACCTATATGGTGGCCATCTTCATTGGGGCCATATTCCAAACGGTATTCGGCGTGGGTGACTATGAAAAAGTGGCCATCCCGTTGCTGATCCTGATCATCGGACTTGCTGAATGGCCGCAATATGCCCGAACCGTGCGCGCTTCGGTTCTGGCCGAACGCAAGAAGGAATATGTTGAAGCAGCCCGTGTCATCGGCCTTTCCAAGATCCGCATCATGTGGCGCCACATCCTGCCCAACGCCCTGTCCCCGGTGCTGGTCATCTCGACAGTACAGGTGGCCAACGCCATCATGTCCGAGGCAGCCCTATCCTTTCTGGGACTCGGCATGCCTGTCACCAAGCCTTCGCTCGGCTCCCTGATCACCGCCGGATTCGAATATATCTTCTCGGGCTCGTGGTGGATCACCATCTTCCCGGGCATCGTGCTGGTGGGACTCATCTTCGTCATCAACCTGCTGGGCGACTGGGTCAGGGACTTCCTGAACCCGAAACTGTACAAGGGGTAA